From the genome of Triticum aestivum cultivar Chinese Spring chromosome 3B, IWGSC CS RefSeq v2.1, whole genome shotgun sequence, one region includes:
- the LOC123065189 gene encoding cell division control protein 48 homolog D-like encodes MEKLSIFKGDMVLLKGKRRHNTVCMALPDDTCEGHKLRINKVARSNLRVRIADVVSVHLCHDAKFGRRVHILPLDDTVEGIAGNLFDVYLKPYFVDAYRPLHKGDLFLVRGSMRSIEFKVMEIDPVVDYCIVAPDTEIFCEGEPVKREDEERLDDIGYDDVGGMGKPLTLIRELVELPLRHPQIFKSIGVKPPKGILLYGPPGSGKTLIARAVANETGAFFFLINGPKIMSKMAGESESNLRKAFEEAEKNAPSIIFIDEIDSIAPNREKTHGEVERRIVSQLLTLMDGMKARAHVIVMGATNRPNSIDPALRRFGRFDREIDVGVPDEVGRLEVLRIHTKNMKLDEDVNLKVVAKDTHGYVGADLAALCTEAALQCIREKMDVIDLEDDTIDAEILNSMAVTNDHLKTALVGTNPSALRETVVEVPNVSWTDIGGLDGVKRELQETVQYPVEHPKKFEKFGMSPSKGVLFYGPPGCGKTLLAKAIANECQANFISIKGPELLTMWFGESEANVREIFDKARQSAPCVLFFDELDSIATQRGGRVGDAGGAADRVLNQLLTEMDGMNAKKTVFIIGATNRPDIIDSALLRPGRLDQLIYIPLPDEASRHQIFKACLRKSPVAKDVDLGALARFTSGFSGVDITEICQRACKYAIREDIEKDIERRRMGKDTMEVDGGLEHEVAEIKAAHFEESMKYARRSVSDAAIRKYQAFAQTLQQSRGFGTEFRFPTRPQAAEAAVNTSAAADEDEDDLYK; translated from the coding sequence ATGGAGAAGCTCTCCATATTCAAAGGCGACATGGTGCTGCTCAAGGGCAAGCGCCGCCACAACACGGTCTGCATGGCACTGCCCGACGACACCTGCGAGGGGCACAAGCTCAGGATCAACAAGGTGGCCCGCTCCAACCTGCGCGTGCGCATCGCCGACGTCGTGTCCGTGCACCTGTGCCACGACGCCAAGTTCGGCAGGCGCGTGCACATCCTTCCCTTGGACGACACCGTCGAGGGCATCGCGGGGAACCTCTTTGACGTCTACCTCAAGCCCTACTTCGTGGACGCCTACCGCCCGCTCCACAAGGGCGACCTCTTCCTGGTGCGTGGCAGCATGCGGAGCATCGAGTTCAAGGTCATGGAGATCGACCCCGTGGTGGACTACTGCATCGTGGCGCCCGACACGGAGATCTTCTGCGAGGGCGAGCCGGTAAAGCGGGAGGACGAGGAGAGGCTTGACGACATTGGCTACGACGACGTGGGTGGCATGGGGAAACCACTGACTCTGATCAGGGAGCTCGTCGAGCTGCCACTCAGGCATCCGCAGATCTTCAAGAGCATTGGCGTCAAGCCGCCCAAGGGCATCCTCCTGTATGGCCCTCCCGGGTCCGGCAAGACGCTGATCGCCCGTGCGGTCGCCAACGAGACCggggccttcttcttcctcatcaacGGCCCGAAGATAATGTCCAAGATGGCCGGAGAGAGCGAGAGCAACCTGAGGAAGGCCTTCGAGGAGGCCGAGAAGAACGCGCCCTCCATCATCTTCATTGACGAGATCGACTCCATTGCTCCGAACAGGGAGAAGACTCACGGCGAGGTCGAGAGGCGCATCGTCTCCCAGCTGCTGACTCTGATGGACGGCATGAAGGCCCGCGCGCACGTCATCGTCATGGGCGCCACGAACCGTCCCAATAGCATCGACCCTGCCTTGAGGCGCTTCGGGAGGTTCGATCGCGAGATCGACGTCGGCGTGCCAGACGAGGTCGGGCGTCTCGAAGTGCTCCGCATCCACACCAAAAACATGAAGCTGGACGAGGACGTCAACCTTAAGGTGGTTGCCAAGGATACGCACGGCTATGTCGGCGCCGACTTGGCCGCGCTCTGCACCGAGGCGGCGCTGCAATGCATCAGGGAGAAGATGGACGTCATCGACCTAGAGGACGACACCATCGACGCCGAGATCTTGAACTCCATGGCCGTCACCAATGACCACCTTAAGACGGCTCTCGTCGGCACAAACCCGTCTGCGCTACGTGAGACCGTCGTGGAGGTGCCGAACGTCAGCTGGACCGATATCGGCGGCCTCGACGGCGTCAAGAGGGAGCTGCAAGAGACCGTCCAGTACCCGGTCGAGCACCCGAAGAAATTCGAGAAGTTCGGCATGTCGCCGTCCAAGGGCGTCCTGTTCTACGGGCCACCAGGCTGCGGCAAGACCTTGCTGGCGAAGGCTATTGCCAACGAGTGCCAGGCCAActtcatcagcatcaaggggccaGAGCTTCTCACCATGTGGTTCGGCGAGAGCGAGGCCAACGTGCGCGAGATCTTCGACAAGGCACGTCAGTCTGCGCCGTGCGTGCTGTTCTTCGACGAGCTCGACTCCATCGCTACCCAAAGGGGCGGCAGAGTGGGTGACGCCGGCGGCGCGGCGGACAGGGTCCTGAACCAGCTGCTCACCGAGATGGACGGAATGAATGCCAAAAAGACGGTCTTCATCATCGGCGCCACCAATAGGCCCGACATTATTGACTCGGCGTTGCTCCGTCCTGGCCGCCTGGACCAGCTCATCTACATCCCCTTGCCGGACGAGGCCTCGCGGCACCAGATCTTCAAGGCCTGCCTCAGGAAGTCTCCAGTGGCCAAGGACGTCGACCTCGGAGCGCTCGCAAGGTTCACCTCCGGCTTCAGCGGCGTCGACATCACAGAGATCTGCCAGAGGGCGTGCAAGTACGCCATCAGGGAGGACATTGAGAAGGACATAGAGAGGCGGAGGATGGGGAAAGACACCATGGAGGTGGACGGCGGGCTGGAACACGAGGTGGCTGAGATAAAGGCGGCTCACTTCGAGGAGTCGATGAAGTATGCGAGGCGGAGCGTGAGCGATGCCGCCATCAGGAAGTACCAGGCCTTTGCGCAGACGCTACAACAGTCTAGGGGGTTCGGCACTGAGTTCCGCTTTCCAACACGGCCACAGGCGGCAGAAGCTGCCGTCAACACCTCCGCGGCAGCTGACGAGGATGAAGACGATCTATACAAGTGA